The Kordia sp. SMS9 DNA window GCAAATGCATTTGTTTCGTTGTCTGCATCATTTTGCGTAGGATAGTAAGTAATGGTATAATTTGCAGGCGGAACCGTCGCTAATATTTCGGGTTCTTTAATGGTCAAATCAAAACTTTCAATACCATCTGCGCCTGTATTGTCGCACAATTCATAATCTGAAATTGGACCAACAGTTTGAGCTGCATTTAAGGTAACTTCTACGGTATCTTCAATTGTACAAGTTTCAGTTCCTACAGGAATGGTAATTTCCAAACGATAGGTTCCAGATGCCATAGCATCAATTGTAGCATTTGTTTCTCCTGGAAGCGGAACGCCATTTCGAAACCATTGATACATGGCAAGGGTATTTCCAATATCTCCATTCAATACAAACGAATTGGCACAAGTTGTAATATCTGGACCTAAATCGACAGTAGCATTAAAACTACTTCCTTGAATAAAAATAGCAGAATCTGCATTTTGATCTGTTCCATCGGCCAGTACTAATTTAATATGATATTGCTGATTCGGAATTAGATTCGCAGTTGCAGTCAACACGGTTGTTCTTCCGTTATAATTGGTGTCTCCTAAATTATATCCTTCAAAAAACTCTTCATTTTCAGCAGGACAAAACCCAACAATTTCATCGTGAATTACACTTGTGCTCACAGGAATATTTGTGCCTGGTACTACCGCAATATTGGTATAAGGTGCAGCACTTCCGGTAGGTCTAATTAAAAAGGCAAAACTATCGGAAAATCGACACGGAAAATCTTCTGCATATTCTTCCGAAGCTAATAAATAATTAAAACTAATTTGATTGGTCACAGCGATAAAATCAAACTCGATGGAAGTCGCATTGATCGTATTATTCACACCTAACACAGTTTCCAAATCCGCATCGGTTCCCCAATTGGTAGATCCACTGTTTAAAGGAATCGGATTCAATCCATTACCAGCATCGGACGCGCGACCAGAAGTCAACACCAACCCATTGGCAAAAGGAAAATTAGATCCACCTTGATTAAAAGCAGCATAACTTGCAAAGCCATCTACGTTTCCGTTAATGTTGGAACTTACATTGGAAATTTCAACACACCCTTGTACCAACTGTTCTACGAGTTGTTGTAGGGAAAATGATTCGTTGGTAGTTACTTGTTGAGCAGAAACTATTTGGTAGGCGCAAATAGTAAAAAGTGTTAGAAAAACTTTTTTCATAGGTATGGGGTTAAGTCTACTTATGACTAAAACGATTAGAATGGGCAGTTCTTACGTTGTGGCTTTAGGTCATTGTAAATTACGGACAAATATATACATAATTTAATGTCCTTAAAATTATTTTTAGTACTTGTGACTTATTTTAAAATTAGCAATTAATCGATACTAAAATACAGAAAATCAGTGATATTAACGTAAATTAAACTTAATTATTCTGCAAATATACCCAACCTGTATAGGTCTGTTCTAATAATAAAGGACTTGCGAGTGTATTTTCGTCATTTAAATAGAGTACATAAAAGTAAGTTCCAGTAGGAAGTTTTTTATTTTTTGGAAAACCTCTATTGGGAAAACCGTCCCAGCGAGATGTATTTCGGTTTCCCTCAAAAATGAGCGTCCCATACCGATTGTAAATATGAAGTATATGATTAGGATGCGCTTCTAGGTTGAGAATGTTAAAAACATCATTTTTACCGTCATCATTTGGAGAAAATCCATTGGGAATATAAATTTCACAATCTTCTACGAGCAAATCGAAACTTGTGGATGCAATACAGCCAAATTCGTTTTCAACGGTTACATAAATGGTTTGCGGATTAAAAGTATTGTCAAAAGCAGTTGGTGTGTTAATTTCATCTTGAAACGTTCCGTCTGCATTTGCCGTTTCGTAATAGGTAAACATGATGTTTGAAGCAGGATTGATCGTATTCTCATTTGTGGTCAGATCGAAGGGTGCGCTTTCCGTTTCGTTTAATCTACAGGCTACTAAATCGTCGGTTTGATTTGCTTCTGGACTTTCTAAAAGGATCAATTCAAAATTCCCAATAGCTTCACAGAAGGAATTGCTATTGGTGATTTTGATAAAAATTTCTGTGGGATAATTTCCAGAACTGTATGAAGTTGAATTCAAAATGATATTTGTACTGTTTGAAGCATCTTGCAGCGTTTCGTAATAGGTAAAAGTTAATGGGACTTCCGTGAACAAACTTTCCTGAATGGTCAAATCAAACAGGATCATTTCTGCATTATCACAAAACACTAAAGCTGGTAACACAGGAATCACAGGAGAAGTCGGTAAGGTGATGCTTAGCAAACTATCGTTATTATCTTCATTAATTTCATCCACAGTTCCGCTGCCTGTTCCGTCATCATCTACAACAATCAACAAGTCAAACGTATTCGAAATAGAAACAGGAATACTCAACGTAATCATTTGTTGCGTACTTGCGCCAATAGGAAGTGCTATTTGAGTCACAGCTGTTGCTACTAAAATTCCATCAGCATAAAATGCTATCGGTGTGTTTTGTGGTAATTCTGCTGTGCTATTTGTGTTGGAAACGGTGTACGTTATATCTAAATCACGTACATCACAAGCATCTTCTAGTTGATCCAACGTAATTCGGGCATCTGGAAGCTGACTGTTCAATACTGTGATAATATTATTAATCATTACAAAATCCTGTCCTGAAGTCAGCGAAATAGTAGCTTGAGTATCACCAATGCTAATATTATTTTGAATGCCGTAAAAGTCGATGTCCATATTGTACAAATCGGTTGCACCTGTAAAACTATTAGTGCCATTGAAAGCATTATCAGGAGGATTCAAGGGAAAATTTGAAATAATAGAACCATTTACGCGCAACGATTCATTCACGCTCAATGCTTGATCGCCTTCCCAAGCAATAAAACCTATTTTTGCGCCCATATTATCAAAAACGTTGAGGTTATCTAACGTAATTTCAAGTTCTTCGGGCACACTTTCCAAACCATCATACACATTCAGTTGATTTAATGGCAACGCAGGATTTTCATAAATAACCGTAATTGCCCAGCCACCAAAATTTGTTCCAGATGGACAATACGGAGTGATGACGGAAGTCAGATCAAATTCACTTACGGTGTACAAACCATTTCCTTCTGTTTGAACAATCGTAGTTACATCTGCAAAAGCGGCGAAAAAAGTACGGTCTCCAGTCAAAGCATCGCTAAAGGTGCGTTCTGCTGTTACGGGAATTCCGTTCAATTCAATATCAAAATCACCATCGTCAGAACCTGCCCAATACAAATACGCGGCCACCATGGTTTGATTAGAATTTAGGGTAAGACTTGCGCTAGAACTTGTATTGATCACGCAAGCTCCTGTTGGACCATTTTCAACTACATTGAGCGTATTTCCGAGTGCAGTATAGTCAAAACGACCGTTAAATTGTTGAAACAATGAAATCTCTTGGGCAGCAATGGTGCTTGTGCTAAAAAAACAACTTAAAAACAGTAAAATATGTATGTAAGTTCGTTGATTCACACAGTATAAATTTATGCTTCAAAGTAACGAATTCTTGCCGCATAAAAAAACCGAAGCATCATATCTTCGGTTTTTTTGTATCTCTATTTTTATTTTATGTGATAAATTATCTCTTCAAAGTAAAATGATTGATAAATTCTTTTGGTGTTCCATCGAATGGATCTACATATTCTACTCTAAACCAGTAGTCCTGTGATGGCATTGGAGATCCGTTAAAGGTTCCATCCCATCCCTGTCCTGCGGGACTGATTTGTTTTAAGAGTTTTCCATACCTGTCAAAGATATAAATCTTTGCTCCTGGCTGATTTCTCAGTCCTATGATGTTCCACGTTGGGTTGTACTCATCTCCGTTTGGTGTGAAGAATTCCATGTAATCAATCAGTTCAAAGGTGCGAATCAGCTCCCCACAACCATTGGTGTCTCTCACCGTTACCGTGTGTTCGCCTGGCGTGAGATCAAAGAACTCGCCTAAGCCTTGCCATCCTCCGTCATCTAATTGGTATTCATAGATGCCCGAACCGCCTGTTGCTGTGGCAATCACATTGTGCGTATCGGCAAAGGCTGGTGTGGTAATCTGAATATCTAGCGTTGCTGGCGCTGAAGATGCCTCATAGGTCACACTGTCGCTATAGCTACAGTTGGTCTCTGGAAAGTTTACATCGGTAATTACCAAACTATAGGTTCCTGCCGTGGTTACTGCCACCGTTGGTGTGTTTTCTATTCCATTGGGAGTATTCCAAAGATAGGTGTATCCTGCGCCTAAATCTACCCCAATCATCGGTCCCTCATCGGTCGTGCCTGTGGTTGCATCCACACATAAGATATCATCTGCTGGCAGGGTGAATACAGGTAATGGATTCACCTGCAAGCTCACCATCACTGGATCAGACAAACAGCCTGTAATGGTCTGTCTTACCCTTGCAAAGAGCATCAAGCTATCTACATCTTCACTGTTGATATACATTGTAGGATCTACAATGGCATTGATATCATCTGCTGCATCTGCTGCCGTGGTGTAGTAAGACACCTCCATGTTTAACTGTCCACCAATGATCGTGGCATCCAAACTAGTCAGATCAAAGGTGGCAATGAGTTGATTGCTCTCATCAGTAGCACACTCCTGATAGGTCGTTGGTGCCGTTGCCGTTGGAATTGGTTCTACCGTAAGGTCGACACTGGCGATGTTGTTGCTATTGAAACAGCCTGTGGCAGTATTCTCCACTCGGATAAAGACTGTATCTGGTTCGCCCATATTCTCATATCCATCCACAAGTGCCGCTGTGCCTGCTAAAGCATCTGCCGCTGTTGGGTGATAGGTTACTGTAAAGTCTGCTAACATCTGTGGCGCGGTCAGTAGGTCTAACGAAGCCGTTACATCATCCCATATAAATTGTCCCACATTGTCAGTGTCATACTCACAGAAAATATAACTGAATGTCATACTGGTCAGTGCTGGGAGTGGATGTACAATCACTGGTAATTCTACCACCTTGTAACACGGTTCCATATTGCTATCTATTTGTATATCACTCTGTACTCTTACGTAGATGATCACCTGTCCGTTTTCATTGGCTGTTGCCATGTCTACCGCAAACATGGTTGGATCTACTATCGGATTGGTATTCGCCGCTGCATCTACCTCTGTGGTATGGTAGCTGACAGTGACATTGCCTTCATTGTTGACAATCTCTGCCTGTGCCTGTGTCAGATCAAAGAGTAAAATACCGTTAGTCGCATCACCATCCGTGTCATCATCACATGCCTCTAAAGGTGTTGGCATGGTGTTTGGCGTTGGAATTGGAAGCACACGAAGAAGCATTCTGGTATCCGTGGTACATCCTGCGGCATTGGTAGCCACAATGATGATCTCCTGTAAGTTCATTGTGTTTTGATACGCCGTTGGATCCGCAATTGGAATATCTGCGGCAAAGTCTGCATCACTAGCATAGTATGTCAGTGTCAAAGAGGTATCTCCATTGGTAATCTCATCATATTTATCTGTTAGATCAAAGGTGCTGATCTCATCACTCTCATCACCACTCTCTAAATCATCACAGAGGGAGAAAGGTTGTGGCGTGACAATCACCGGTGGTGGCACCACAAGCAGGTCAAAGCTTCCGATGGCATAACAAGCGGTCGTGTTATCTTCTAAACGTACCCAAATGGTTTGTTGATTTGGAGTGATATTGATGTAATCGGTAAGATTTACAATTGGTGACAGATCATCAATCGCATCTTGTTCACTCTCGTGATAGGTCAGTGTAAGGTTACTCGTATCTTGAGCAGCAAAGATTTCTGCCTGTGTCTGGGTTAAATCAAACATCGCAATCCCATCCAAGCTATCCGCAGCATCACATACCTCTAAGTCTTCTATTTCAATAGGTACTATTGGAATGGGAATGATGTTGATTTGTAATGGTGTCACTGTAAAACAGCCAGTAACAGTATTGGTTGCCAATACATAGATAGTTTGACTGTCCATGATGATATTTGTATACGGACTGCTAAGTGCATTTATGTTGTTATTGGCATCCGTTTCTGTCTCATGGAAGGTGTAGATCACATCCGGTTCATTGTTGATAATCGCAGCGACTAGCGCAGCTAAATCTGTCGCTACAAAACCGTCATTGTCATCATCACAGGTCTCTGCTAGGAGCATCCCGTTTGGATCAAGGGTAGGACTTGGAAGTGGATTTACCGAGATGTTAAAGCTAATGGTACTTTGACAACCTGTATTATCATCGGTGGCACGTACCCAAATGGTTTGTACATTGATGATGGTATTGGCATAGGCTTCTGGATTTGTAATCGGTGTGTCACTGGTAAGATCGGCTAAAGTAGCGTAGTAGTCCAAACTGATGCCTGTAGCATTGTTTAAAAGATCTTCTGCCAGTGCCGTTAGGTCAAAGACTTCGATGCCATCGCCTAAGGTAATGGCATCACAGAGTTCTATGTTTGGCAATTGTGTCAGCGCAGGTGGCACATCTACAATTAGTGTTAGATTGGTGATGCTAAAACAGCCTGTGACTTGATCTTCCACACGTACCCAAATGAGTTGTGGACTCGGCGGAATGTTGCTATAGGCATTTACATTGTTGATTTCTCCTGTAGGAGTACCAGCAATCGCATTTGCCTGTGTGTTGTAATACCGAACAATATGCGTGGTTGGATCTTCTCCGTTTAGGATGTCAACTTCAGCTTCTGTAAGATCGAATTGTGCAATTTGATCATTGGTATCATCATCACATTCCGAGAGACTTACCGCATCCAAGGCAGCAATCTCAGGAGAATCGTGTACGATTAGATCTAAGGA harbors:
- a CDS encoding gliding motility-associated C-terminal domain-containing protein; this encodes MNQRTYIHILLFLSCFFSTSTIAAQEISLFQQFNGRFDYTALGNTLNVVENGPTGACVINTSSSASLTLNSNQTMVAAYLYWAGSDDGDFDIELNGIPVTAERTFSDALTGDRTFFAAFADVTTIVQTEGNGLYTVSEFDLTSVITPYCPSGTNFGGWAITVIYENPALPLNQLNVYDGLESVPEELEITLDNLNVFDNMGAKIGFIAWEGDQALSVNESLRVNGSIISNFPLNPPDNAFNGTNSFTGATDLYNMDIDFYGIQNNISIGDTQATISLTSGQDFVMINNIITVLNSQLPDARITLDQLEDACDVRDLDITYTVSNTNSTAELPQNTPIAFYADGILVATAVTQIALPIGASTQQMITLSIPVSISNTFDLLIVVDDDGTGSGTVDEINEDNNDSLLSITLPTSPVIPVLPALVFCDNAEMILFDLTIQESLFTEVPLTFTYYETLQDASNSTNIILNSTSYSSGNYPTEIFIKITNSNSFCEAIGNFELILLESPEANQTDDLVACRLNETESAPFDLTTNENTINPASNIMFTYYETANADGTFQDEINTPTAFDNTFNPQTIYVTVENEFGCIASTSFDLLVEDCEIYIPNGFSPNDDGKNDVFNILNLEAHPNHILHIYNRYGTLIFEGNRNTSRWDGFPNRGFPKNKKLPTGTYFYVLYLNDENTLASPLLLEQTYTGWVYLQNN